A single region of the Streptomyces vilmorinianum genome encodes:
- the secF gene encoding protein translocase subunit SecF, which produces MAKKRDSLGARLNRGEVAYDFIGNRKLWYGLSILITITAIVALAVRGLNMGIEFQGGAVFTTPKSDVSVSQAQEYAEEASGHEAVVQKLGSGGLRIQVGSLDTEKSDQVRAELAKDLNLPESKIAAELVGPSWGEQIANKAWTGLGVFMFLVVIYLAIAFEWRMAAAALVALIHDLTITVGIYSLVGFEVTVGTVIGLLTILGYSLYDTVVVFDSLKEGTNGITKQTRFTYSEIANRSINGTLIRSINTTVVALLPVAGLLFIGGGVLGAGMLNDISLSLFVGLAAGAYSSIFIATPLVADLKEREPAMRALKKRVLAKRAAAAAKGEPLDGDEGTDGDAGFEDEAETAVVGQRARRGRPSERRG; this is translated from the coding sequence ATGGCGAAGAAGCGCGACAGTCTCGGCGCCCGGCTCAACCGCGGTGAGGTCGCCTACGACTTCATCGGCAACCGCAAGCTCTGGTACGGCCTGTCCATCCTGATCACCATCACGGCGATCGTGGCCCTCGCCGTGCGCGGTCTGAACATGGGCATCGAGTTCCAGGGCGGCGCCGTCTTCACCACCCCGAAGTCGGACGTCTCCGTCTCGCAGGCCCAGGAGTACGCCGAGGAGGCCTCCGGCCACGAGGCGGTCGTCCAGAAGCTCGGCAGCGGCGGCCTGCGCATCCAGGTCGGCAGTCTCGACACCGAGAAGTCCGACCAGGTCCGCGCGGAGCTCGCCAAGGACCTGAACCTCCCCGAGAGCAAGATCGCGGCGGAGCTGGTCGGTCCCAGCTGGGGTGAGCAGATCGCCAACAAGGCGTGGACCGGCCTCGGCGTCTTCATGTTCCTCGTGGTGATCTACCTGGCCATCGCCTTCGAGTGGCGGATGGCCGCCGCGGCGCTCGTCGCACTGATCCACGACCTCACCATCACCGTCGGCATCTACTCGCTCGTCGGCTTCGAGGTCACCGTCGGTACGGTGATCGGTCTGCTCACCATCCTCGGTTACTCCCTCTACGACACAGTGGTCGTCTTCGACTCCCTCAAGGAGGGCACGAACGGGATCACCAAGCAGACCCGCTTCACCTACAGCGAGATCGCCAACCGCTCGATCAACGGCACCCTGATCCGTTCGATCAACACCACCGTCGTCGCCCTGCTGCCGGTCGCCGGTCTGCTCTTCATCGGTGGCGGTGTCCTGGGCGCCGGCATGCTGAACGACATCTCGCTGTCGCTGTTCGTCGGCCTCGCCGCCGGCGCGTACTCCTCGATCTTCATCGCCACCCCGCTCGTCGCCGACCTCAAGGAGCGCGAGCCGGCGATGCGGGCGCTCAAGAAGCGGGTGCTCGCCAAGCGGGCCGCCGCGGCCGCGAAGGGCGAGCCCCTGGACGGAGACGAGGGCACCGACGGTGACGCGGGCTTCGAGGACGAGGCGGAGACCGCCGTCGTCGGCCAGCGCGCACGTCGTGGCCGCCCCTCGGAGCGCCGGGGATGA
- a CDS encoding adenine phosphoribosyltransferase, whose amino-acid sequence MTAEAQDTAGLLLSRIRDIPDYPKPGVLFKDITPLLADPVAFTALTDTLATLCTTHGATKIVGLEARGFILAAPVAVRAGLGFIPVRKAGKLPGATLKQAYELEYGTAEIEVHAEDLAAGDRVMVIDDVLATGGTAEASIGLIRRAGAEVAGVAVLMELGFLPGRARLEPALRGAPLEALITV is encoded by the coding sequence ATGACCGCGGAGGCGCAGGACACCGCCGGTCTGCTGCTCAGCCGGATCCGGGACATCCCCGACTACCCGAAGCCGGGTGTGCTGTTCAAGGACATCACCCCGCTGCTCGCGGACCCGGTGGCGTTCACGGCCCTGACCGACACCCTCGCCACGCTGTGCACCACGCACGGCGCGACGAAGATCGTCGGCCTGGAGGCGCGCGGCTTCATCCTCGCCGCACCGGTCGCCGTCCGCGCGGGGCTGGGCTTCATCCCGGTCCGCAAGGCCGGCAAGCTGCCCGGCGCGACGCTGAAGCAGGCGTACGAGCTGGAGTACGGCACCGCCGAGATCGAAGTGCACGCCGAGGACCTGGCCGCGGGCGACCGCGTCATGGTCATCGACGACGTCCTCGCCACCGGCGGCACCGCCGAGGCCTCCATCGGGCTCATCCGGCGGGCCGGCGCCGAGGTCGCGGGTGTCGCGGTCCTCATGGAGCTCGGCTTCCTGCCCGGGCGGGCCCGCCTGGAGCCCGCCCTGCGCGGCGCTCCGCTGGAGGCGCTGATCACGGTCTGA
- a CDS encoding RelA/SpoT family protein: MPDEAQPLSAAQPDPQAEKAAAGPATPQNKPAESTPAPVAPAPAPAPAPASAPKPAPAPVTRSGGSSNRVRARLARLGVQRSSPYNPVLEPLLRIVRSNDPKIETATLRQIERAYQVAERWHRGQKRKSGDPYITHPLAVTTILAELGMDPATLMAGLLHDTVEDTEYGLEDLRRDFGDQVTLLVDGVTKLDKVRFGEAAQAETVRKMVVAMAKDPRVLVIKLADRLHNMRTMRYLKREKQEKKARETLEIYAPLAHRLGMNTIKWELEDLAFAILYPKMYDEIVRLVAERAPKRDEYLAIVTDEVQSDLRAARIKATVTGRPKHYYSVYQKMIVRGRDFAEIYDLVGIRVLVDTVRDCYAALGTVHARWNPVPGRFKDYIAMPKFNMYQSLHTTVIGPNGKPVELQIRTFDMHRRAEYGIAAHWKYKQEAVAGASKVRTDVPKKAGKDDHINDMAWLRQLLDWQKETEDPSEFLESLRFDLSRNEVFVFTPKGDVIALPAGATPVDFAYAVHTEVGHRTIGARVNGRLVPLESTLDNGDLVEVFTSKAAGAGPSRDWLGFVKSPRARNKIRAWFSKERRDEAIEQGKDAIARAMRKQNLPIQRILTGDSLVTLAHEMRYTDISSLYAAIGEGHVTAQSIVQKLVQALGGEEAANEDLVETAPPTRGRTKRRSSADPGVVVKGVEDVWVKLARCCTPVPGDPIIGFVTRGSGVSVHRSDCVNVESLSREPERILEVEWAPTQSSVFLVAIQVEALDRSRLLSDVTRVLSDQHVNILSAAVQTSRDRVATSRFTFEMGDPKHLGHVLKAVRGVEGVYDVYRVTSARRP, translated from the coding sequence TTGCCAGACGAGGCCCAGCCACTCTCCGCCGCGCAGCCCGACCCGCAGGCCGAGAAGGCCGCGGCGGGACCCGCGACGCCCCAGAACAAGCCCGCGGAGAGCACGCCCGCGCCCGTGGCGCCCGCCCCCGCACCGGCCCCGGCACCCGCCTCCGCGCCCAAGCCCGCGCCCGCCCCCGTGACCCGCTCCGGCGGCTCGTCCAACCGCGTGCGCGCCCGCCTCGCCCGCCTGGGCGTCCAGCGCTCCTCCCCGTACAACCCGGTCCTCGAACCGCTCCTGCGGATCGTCCGCTCCAACGACCCCAAGATCGAAACGGCCACTTTGCGCCAGATCGAGCGGGCCTACCAGGTCGCGGAGCGCTGGCACCGCGGCCAGAAGCGCAAGAGCGGCGACCCGTACATCACCCACCCGCTCGCCGTCACCACCATCCTCGCCGAGCTCGGCATGGACCCGGCGACCCTGATGGCCGGCCTCCTCCACGACACCGTCGAGGACACCGAGTACGGCCTGGAGGACCTGCGCCGCGACTTCGGCGACCAGGTCACACTCCTCGTCGACGGCGTCACCAAGCTCGACAAGGTCCGGTTCGGCGAGGCCGCGCAGGCCGAGACCGTCCGCAAGATGGTCGTCGCCATGGCCAAGGACCCGCGCGTCCTGGTCATCAAGCTCGCCGACCGCCTGCACAACATGCGCACCATGCGCTACCTCAAGCGGGAGAAGCAGGAGAAGAAGGCCCGCGAGACCCTCGAGATCTACGCGCCCCTGGCCCACCGCCTGGGCATGAACACCATCAAGTGGGAGCTGGAGGACCTCGCCTTCGCGATCCTCTACCCCAAGATGTACGACGAGATCGTCCGGCTCGTCGCCGAGCGCGCGCCCAAGCGCGACGAGTACCTCGCCATAGTGACCGACGAGGTCCAGTCCGACCTGCGCGCCGCCCGCATCAAGGCCACCGTCACCGGCCGGCCCAAGCACTACTACAGCGTCTACCAGAAGATGATCGTCCGCGGCCGTGACTTCGCGGAGATCTACGACCTGGTCGGCATCCGCGTCCTCGTGGACACCGTCCGCGACTGCTACGCGGCCCTCGGCACCGTCCACGCGCGATGGAACCCGGTCCCCGGCCGGTTCAAGGACTACATCGCGATGCCGAAGTTCAACATGTACCAGTCGCTGCACACGACGGTCATCGGACCCAACGGCAAGCCCGTCGAGCTGCAGATCCGTACGTTCGACATGCACCGCCGGGCCGAGTACGGCATCGCCGCGCACTGGAAGTACAAGCAGGAGGCCGTCGCCGGCGCCTCCAAGGTGCGCACGGATGTGCCGAAGAAGGCCGGCAAGGACGACCACATCAACGACATGGCGTGGCTGCGCCAGCTGCTCGACTGGCAGAAGGAGACCGAGGACCCCAGCGAGTTCCTGGAGTCCCTGCGCTTCGACCTGTCGCGCAACGAGGTCTTCGTCTTCACCCCCAAGGGCGATGTCATAGCGCTGCCGGCCGGGGCCACCCCCGTCGACTTCGCCTACGCCGTCCACACCGAGGTCGGCCACCGCACCATAGGAGCGCGGGTCAACGGGCGGCTCGTCCCGCTCGAATCGACCCTCGACAACGGCGACCTGGTGGAGGTCTTCACCTCCAAGGCGGCGGGCGCCGGCCCGTCCCGCGACTGGCTCGGCTTCGTCAAGTCCCCGCGGGCCCGCAACAAGATCCGCGCCTGGTTCTCCAAGGAGCGCCGCGACGAGGCGATCGAGCAGGGCAAGGACGCCATCGCGCGGGCCATGCGCAAGCAGAACCTGCCGATCCAGCGGATCCTGACCGGCGACTCGCTCGTGACGCTCGCCCACGAGATGCGGTACACCGACATCTCCTCGCTGTACGCGGCGATCGGCGAGGGCCATGTCACGGCCCAGTCCATCGTCCAGAAGCTGGTGCAGGCCCTCGGCGGCGAAGAGGCGGCCAACGAGGACCTCGTCGAGACCGCCCCGCCCACGCGCGGCCGCACCAAGCGCCGCTCCAGCGCCGACCCCGGTGTCGTCGTCAAGGGCGTCGAGGACGTCTGGGTCAAGCTGGCCCGCTGCTGCACTCCCGTACCCGGCGACCCGATCATCGGCTTCGTCACCCGCGGCAGTGGCGTATCGGTTCACCGCAGCGACTGCGTCAACGTCGAGTCGCTCTCGCGCGAGCCGGAGCGCATCCTCGAGGTCGAGTGGGCGCCCACCCAGTCCTCGGTCTTCCTGGTCGCCATCCAGGTCGAGGCGCTCGACCGCTCCCGGCTGCTCTCCGACGTCACCCGGGTCCTCTCGGACCAGCACGTCAACATCCTGTCGGCGGCCGTCCAGACCTCCCGGGACCGCGTGGCCACGTCCCGCTTCACCTTCGAGATGGGCGACCCGAAGCACCTCGGGCACGTCCTGAAGGCCGTACGGGGCGTCGAGGGCGTCTACGACGTCTACCGCGTCACCTCGGCCCGCCGGCCGTAA
- a CDS encoding DUF349 domain-containing protein, translating into MSSDPWGRVDETGTVYVRTAEGEKVVGSWQAGTPEEALAYFERKYEGLVVEIGLLEKRVKTTDLSAKDATAAIDHIRQQVDEHHAVGDLAALSARLDKLVETVESRREERKVQKAKQTDEARGAKEALVKEAEELAQSEQWRAAGERLRALVDTWKGLPRLDRKSDDELWHRFSHARSAFSKRRKAHFAQLDAQREEARKAKEKLVAEAESLSSSTDWGGTAARYRELMAEWKAVGRAQREHEDDLWNRFRGAQDVFFAARGEVFAERDAEQTENLKLKEELAVEAEKLVPVADLKAARAAFRSINERWEAIGHVPRDARPKVEGRMHAVERAIQEAEESEWRRTNPEARARAAGLTGQLQDAVDKLQKQIDTARAAGNDAKADKLARELEGRQALLDQALKGLQEFGG; encoded by the coding sequence GTGAGCAGCGACCCGTGGGGCCGCGTCGACGAGACGGGCACCGTGTACGTGCGTACTGCCGAGGGCGAGAAGGTCGTCGGATCGTGGCAGGCCGGCACTCCCGAGGAGGCACTGGCCTACTTCGAGCGCAAGTACGAGGGCTTGGTTGTCGAGATCGGCCTCCTCGAGAAGCGGGTGAAGACCACCGACCTCTCGGCGAAGGACGCCACTGCCGCGATCGACCACATCCGGCAGCAGGTCGACGAGCATCACGCCGTGGGCGACCTCGCCGCGCTGAGCGCACGGCTCGACAAGCTGGTCGAGACGGTCGAGTCGCGCCGCGAGGAGCGCAAGGTCCAGAAGGCCAAGCAGACCGACGAGGCGCGCGGCGCCAAGGAGGCTCTGGTCAAGGAGGCCGAGGAGCTGGCGCAGAGCGAGCAGTGGCGGGCCGCCGGCGAGCGGCTGCGCGCGCTCGTGGACACCTGGAAGGGCCTCCCCCGGCTCGACCGGAAGTCCGACGACGAGCTGTGGCACCGCTTCTCGCACGCCCGCTCGGCGTTCTCCAAGCGCCGCAAGGCGCACTTCGCCCAGCTGGACGCGCAGCGCGAGGAGGCCCGCAAGGCCAAGGAGAAGCTGGTCGCGGAGGCCGAGTCGCTCTCGAGCTCCACGGACTGGGGTGGCACGGCGGCCCGCTACCGCGAGCTGATGGCGGAGTGGAAGGCCGTGGGCCGCGCCCAGCGCGAGCACGAGGACGACCTGTGGAACCGCTTCCGCGGCGCCCAGGACGTGTTCTTCGCGGCGCGCGGCGAGGTCTTCGCCGAGCGGGACGCGGAGCAGACCGAGAACCTCAAGCTGAAGGAGGAGCTCGCGGTCGAGGCCGAGAAGCTGGTGCCCGTGGCGGATCTGAAGGCGGCGCGTGCGGCCTTCCGCTCCATCAACGAGCGCTGGGAGGCCATCGGTCACGTTCCGCGCGACGCCCGGCCGAAGGTCGAGGGCCGGATGCACGCGGTGGAGCGGGCGATCCAGGAGGCCGAGGAGTCGGAGTGGCGCCGGACGAACCCGGAGGCACGCGCGCGTGCCGCGGGTCTGACGGGCCAGCTGCAGGACGCGGTCGACAAGCTGCAGAAGCAGATCGACACGGCCCGCGCGGCGGGCAACGACGCCAAGGCCGACAAGCTGGCGCGTGAGCTGGAGGGCCGGCAGGCGCTTCTGGACCAGGCGCTGAAGGGCCTGCAGGAGTTCGGCGGCTGA
- a CDS encoding peptidylprolyl isomerase: MVSSDQRRRQLAREKYVRQQQRRQEARQKARRRNTVIAASLAVVLAAGGAVYASVSLTDGDGKGADDAAGTPTPSASASATPEPAMAIDQKATYTMSLKTNEGDIKVTMDAAKTPHTVNSFKYLADKKYFDGTKCHRLTTQGIFVLQCGDPKGDGTGGPGYTIPDENLDALGKAGADGSVTFPAGTVAMANTMQPNTGGSQFFLVYKDTKLPPQFTPFGTIDAAGLKAVQEVAKGGVEGGATDGAPKKAVTVEKATVVKQ; this comes from the coding sequence GTGGTCAGCAGCGATCAGCGACGGCGGCAGCTCGCCAGGGAGAAGTACGTACGGCAGCAGCAGCGGCGGCAGGAGGCGCGGCAGAAGGCCCGGCGCCGCAACACGGTCATCGCCGCCTCGCTGGCCGTCGTGCTCGCCGCCGGAGGCGCGGTCTACGCCTCGGTCTCGCTGACCGACGGCGACGGCAAGGGTGCCGACGACGCGGCGGGCACCCCGACGCCCTCGGCGAGCGCGTCGGCGACGCCCGAGCCGGCGATGGCCATCGACCAGAAGGCCACGTACACGATGTCCCTGAAGACGAACGAGGGCGACATCAAGGTCACGATGGACGCGGCGAAGACCCCGCACACCGTCAACTCCTTCAAGTACCTCGCGGACAAGAAGTACTTCGACGGGACGAAGTGCCACCGGCTCACCACGCAGGGCATCTTCGTCCTGCAGTGCGGTGACCCGAAGGGCGACGGCACCGGCGGCCCTGGCTACACCATCCCGGACGAGAACCTGGACGCGCTGGGCAAGGCGGGCGCGGACGGCTCGGTCACCTTCCCGGCGGGGACCGTGGCGATGGCGAACACGATGCAGCCGAACACCGGCGGCAGCCAGTTCTTCCTCGTGTACAAGGACACCAAGCTGCCTCCGCAGTTCACCCCCTTCGGCACGATCGACGCGGCCGGTCTGAAGGCCGTCCAGGAGGTCGCGAAGGGCGGTGTCGAGGGCGGTGCCACCGACGGCGCGCCCAAGAAGGCCGTCACCGTCGAGAAGGCCACGGTCGTCAAGCAGTGA
- a CDS encoding MBL fold metallo-hydrolase, producing MLIAGFPAGAWGTNCYLVAPAAGEECVIIDPGHQAAQGVEETLKKHRLKPVAVVLTHGHLDHVASVVPVCGAHDVPAWIHPADRYMMSDPEKALGRSIGMPLMGELTVGEPDDVHELTDGAKLDLAGLEFSVAHAPGHTKGSVTFRMPANPEIPSVFFSGDLLFAGSIGRTDLPGGDMDEMLESLARVCLPLEDSTVVLSGHGPQTTIGQERATNPYLRDVAVGRRERGSTKAPRRGM from the coding sequence GTGCTGATTGCCGGGTTCCCCGCCGGGGCCTGGGGGACCAACTGCTATCTGGTCGCCCCCGCCGCAGGCGAGGAGTGCGTGATCATCGACCCGGGCCACCAGGCCGCCCAGGGAGTCGAGGAGACGCTCAAGAAGCATCGGCTCAAGCCCGTCGCCGTGGTCCTCACCCATGGACACCTCGACCATGTCGCCTCCGTCGTCCCGGTCTGCGGCGCCCATGACGTGCCCGCGTGGATCCACCCCGCCGACCGGTACATGATGAGCGACCCCGAGAAGGCCCTCGGCCGCTCCATCGGGATGCCCCTCATGGGCGAGCTGACCGTGGGCGAGCCGGACGACGTGCACGAGCTCACCGACGGCGCGAAGCTGGACCTCGCCGGACTGGAGTTCTCCGTCGCCCATGCGCCCGGTCATACCAAGGGGTCGGTGACGTTCAGGATGCCCGCGAATCCGGAGATTCCCTCCGTGTTCTTCTCCGGGGATCTGCTGTTCGCCGGCTCCATCGGACGCACCGACCTGCCCGGCGGTGACATGGACGAGATGCTCGAGTCGCTGGCCCGCGTGTGCCTGCCGCTCGAGGACTCGACCGTGGTGCTGTCGGGACACGGTCCCCAGACGACCATCGGCCAGGAGCGCGCCACCAACCCGTATCTGCGGGACGTGGCCGTAGGCCGCCGAGAGCGGGGCAGCACGAAGGCTCCCCGACGAGGAATGTGA
- the hisS gene encoding histidine--tRNA ligase codes for MSTFKAPKGTYDLIPPYSAKYLAVRDAISGPLRKSGYGYIETPGFEDVNLFARGVGESTDIVTKEMYTLTTKGGSELALRPEGTASVLRAALEASLHKQGNLPVKLWYSGSYYRYERPQKGRYRHFSQVGAEAIGAEDPALDAELIILADQAYRSLGLRNFRILLNSLGDKECRPVYREALQTFLRGLDLDEDTLRRADINPLRVLDDKRESVQKQLVGAPLLRDYLCDACKTYHEEVRALITAAGVVFEDDPKLVRGLDYYTRTTFEFVHDGLGSQSAVGGGGRYDGLSEMIGGPVLPSVGWALGVDRTVLALEAEGVELDIPATTSVFAVAIGEEARRVLFGKVTELRKAGIAADFAFGGKGLKGAMKDANRSGARFTVVAGERDLAEGVVQLKDMESGEQEAVALGALVEAVRAKLA; via the coding sequence GTGAGCACCTTCAAGGCCCCCAAGGGCACGTACGACCTGATTCCGCCGTACTCCGCGAAGTACCTGGCGGTGCGGGACGCCATCTCCGGACCGCTGCGGAAGTCCGGCTACGGCTACATCGAGACCCCCGGCTTCGAGGACGTCAACCTCTTCGCGCGCGGTGTCGGCGAGTCCACCGACATCGTGACCAAGGAGATGTACACCCTCACCACGAAGGGCGGCTCCGAGCTCGCCCTCCGCCCCGAGGGCACCGCCTCCGTGCTGCGCGCCGCCCTGGAGGCGAGCCTGCACAAGCAGGGCAACCTGCCGGTCAAGCTCTGGTACTCCGGCTCGTACTACCGCTACGAGCGTCCGCAGAAGGGCCGCTACAGGCACTTCTCCCAGGTCGGTGCCGAGGCCATCGGTGCCGAGGACCCGGCGCTCGACGCCGAGCTGATCATCCTGGCCGACCAGGCGTACCGCTCGCTGGGCCTGCGGAACTTCCGCATCCTGCTGAACTCGCTCGGCGACAAGGAGTGCCGCCCCGTCTACCGCGAGGCCCTGCAGACCTTCCTGCGCGGCCTCGACCTCGACGAGGACACCCTGCGCCGCGCCGACATCAACCCGCTCCGGGTCCTCGACGACAAGCGCGAGTCCGTGCAGAAGCAGCTGGTCGGCGCGCCGCTGCTGCGCGACTACCTGTGCGACGCGTGCAAGACGTACCACGAGGAGGTGCGCGCGCTGATCACCGCGGCGGGCGTGGTTTTCGAGGACGACCCCAAGCTGGTGCGCGGCCTGGACTACTACACGCGGACCACCTTCGAGTTCGTCCACGACGGCCTGGGCTCGCAGTCCGCGGTCGGCGGCGGCGGTCGCTACGACGGCCTCTCCGAGATGATCGGCGGCCCGGTGCTTCCGTCGGTCGGCTGGGCGCTCGGTGTGGACCGCACGGTCCTCGCCCTGGAGGCCGAGGGCGTGGAGCTGGACATTCCGGCGACCACCAGCGTCTTCGCGGTGGCCATCGGCGAGGAGGCGCGCCGCGTCCTCTTCGGCAAGGTCACCGAGCTTCGCAAGGCCGGGATCGCCGCGGACTTCGCCTTCGGCGGCAAGGGCCTGAAGGGCGCGATGAAGGACGCCAACCGCTCGGGAGCGCGCTTCACCGTGGTCGCCGGCGAGCGCGACCTCGCCGAGGGAGTCGTCCAGCTCAAGGACATGGAGTCCGGCGAGCAGGAGGCGGTCGCCCTGGGCGCGCTGGTCGAGGCGGTCCGGGCGAAGCTGGCCTGA
- a CDS encoding RNA polymerase sigma-70 factor produces the protein MSDHPTTDPATEAFVAHRNLLFTVAYEMLGSAADAEDVLQETWLRWVKVDLEQVSDQRAYLVRITTRQSLNRLRTMKRRREAYVGQWLPEPMLTAPDVAEDVELAESVSMAMMLVLETLSPTERAVFVLREAFDVGYDEIAAAVDKSPAAVRQIAHRARRHVDARRPRTVVSPSETRAALESFHRALETGNPQDLLDVLAPDVVLVSDGGGVKQAALRPITGAEKVTRFVLGGLSKNKLPITVAPTVVNGRPALLVRLDGEFDGIMAVHVEDARITGLYYVRNPEKLTHVASETPLTLR, from the coding sequence ATGAGCGACCATCCCACCACTGACCCGGCGACCGAAGCGTTCGTCGCCCACCGCAATCTGCTCTTCACCGTCGCGTACGAGATGCTCGGCTCGGCCGCCGACGCCGAGGACGTCCTCCAGGAGACCTGGCTGCGCTGGGTCAAGGTCGACCTGGAGCAGGTGAGCGACCAGCGCGCCTACCTGGTCCGGATCACGACCCGGCAGTCGCTCAACCGGCTGCGCACCATGAAGCGCCGCAGGGAGGCGTACGTCGGCCAGTGGCTGCCCGAACCGATGCTCACGGCGCCGGACGTGGCCGAGGACGTCGAGCTCGCCGAGAGCGTGTCGATGGCGATGATGCTCGTCCTCGAGACGCTGTCGCCGACCGAGCGCGCCGTCTTCGTGCTGCGCGAGGCCTTCGACGTCGGCTACGACGAGATCGCGGCCGCCGTCGACAAGAGCCCGGCGGCCGTCCGTCAGATCGCGCACCGCGCCCGCCGGCACGTCGACGCCCGGCGCCCTCGTACGGTGGTCTCCCCGAGCGAGACCCGGGCGGCTCTGGAGTCGTTCCACCGGGCGCTCGAGACCGGGAACCCGCAGGACCTCCTCGACGTGCTCGCCCCGGACGTGGTCCTGGTGAGCGACGGCGGCGGCGTCAAGCAGGCGGCGCTGCGGCCGATCACCGGCGCCGAGAAGGTGACCCGCTTCGTGCTCGGCGGTCTCAGCAAGAACAAGCTCCCGATCACCGTCGCTCCCACGGTGGTCAACGGCAGGCCGGCACTCCTCGTACGCCTGGACGGCGAGTTCGACGGCATCATGGCGGTCCATGTCGAGGACGCCCGCATCACCGGCCTCTACTACGTCCGCAACCCCGAGAAGCTGACCCACGTCGCATCCGAGACCCCGCTCACCCTGCGATGA